One segment of Brassica napus cultivar Da-Ae chromosome C3, Da-Ae, whole genome shotgun sequence DNA contains the following:
- the LOC106420616 gene encoding caffeoylshikimate esterase-like isoform X2: MASETDNIMYEESFIKNTRGMKLFTCKWLPANQEPKALIFICHGYAMECSITMNSTARRLVKAGFGVYGMDYEGHGKSDGLGAYVPNFDHLVDDVSTHYTSICEREENKGKRRFLLGESMGGAVLLLLHRKKPEFWDGAVLVAPMCKIAEEMKPSPLVISILSKLSGVIPTWKIIPGQDIIETAFKQPEIRKQVRENPYCYKGRPRLKTAYELLRVSTDLEKRLNEVSLPFLVLHGEDDKVTDKAVSRELYETASSSDKTFKLYPGMWHGLLYGETPENIEIVFADIIGWLDKRASDGHGGFESELKRENDAFQLKE; the protein is encoded by the exons ATG GCAAGTGAAACAGATAACATCATGTATGAAGAG AGTTTCATTAAGAACACTCGAGGAATGAAGCTATTCACGTGCAAGTGGTTACCAGCAAATCAAGAGCCAAAGGCTTTAATCTTCATCTGCCATGGATATGCAATGGAGTGCAGCATCACCATGAACA GTACTGCAAGGAGGCTTGTGAAGGCAGGATTTGGAGTGTATGGGATGGATTATGAAGGACATGGCAAATCTGATGGACTTGGCGCTTATGTTCCAAACTTTGACCATCTCGTTGATGATGTCTCTACACACTACACATCAATTTGCG agagagaagagaataaAGGGAAGAGGAGGTTTCTGCTAGGAGAATCAATGGGCGGGGCAGTGCTTTTGTTGTTACACAGAAAGAAGCCTGAGTTTTGGGATGGGGCCGTCTTGGTTGCTCCAATGTGTAAG ATCGCAGAAGAAATGAAACCAAGCCCTTTGGTGATTTCGATATTGTCGAAGCTAAGCGGGGTTATACCCACATGGAAAATCATCCCTGGCCAAGATATTATTGAGACTGCTTTTAAACAGCCAGAAATCAGGAAACAG GTTAGAGAAAATCCTTACTGCTACAAAGGACGTCCACGTTTGAAGACTGCTTATGAGCTCTTGAGGGTTAGCACCGATCTTGAGAAGAGACTTAATGAG GTTTCGTTACCGTTCTTGGTGTTGCATGGAGAAGACGACAAAGTCACGGACAAAGCAGTGAGTAGAGAACTTTACGAGACTGCGTCGAGTTCAGACAAGACTTTCAAGTTGTACCCTGGGATGTGGCATGGTTTACTGTATGGTGAGACACCAGAGAACATTGAGATTGTTTTTGCTGACATCATTGGTTGGTTGGACAAGAGAGCTTCTGATGGACATGGAGGGTTTGAATCCGAGCTTAAACGTGAAAATGATGCTTTCCAATTGAAAGAGTAG
- the LOC106420616 gene encoding caffeoylshikimate esterase-like isoform X1, with amino-acid sequence MQASETDNIMYEESFIKNTRGMKLFTCKWLPANQEPKALIFICHGYAMECSITMNSTARRLVKAGFGVYGMDYEGHGKSDGLGAYVPNFDHLVDDVSTHYTSICEREENKGKRRFLLGESMGGAVLLLLHRKKPEFWDGAVLVAPMCKIAEEMKPSPLVISILSKLSGVIPTWKIIPGQDIIETAFKQPEIRKQVRENPYCYKGRPRLKTAYELLRVSTDLEKRLNEVSLPFLVLHGEDDKVTDKAVSRELYETASSSDKTFKLYPGMWHGLLYGETPENIEIVFADIIGWLDKRASDGHGGFESELKRENDAFQLKE; translated from the exons ATGCAGGCAAGTGAAACAGATAACATCATGTATGAAGAG AGTTTCATTAAGAACACTCGAGGAATGAAGCTATTCACGTGCAAGTGGTTACCAGCAAATCAAGAGCCAAAGGCTTTAATCTTCATCTGCCATGGATATGCAATGGAGTGCAGCATCACCATGAACA GTACTGCAAGGAGGCTTGTGAAGGCAGGATTTGGAGTGTATGGGATGGATTATGAAGGACATGGCAAATCTGATGGACTTGGCGCTTATGTTCCAAACTTTGACCATCTCGTTGATGATGTCTCTACACACTACACATCAATTTGCG agagagaagagaataaAGGGAAGAGGAGGTTTCTGCTAGGAGAATCAATGGGCGGGGCAGTGCTTTTGTTGTTACACAGAAAGAAGCCTGAGTTTTGGGATGGGGCCGTCTTGGTTGCTCCAATGTGTAAG ATCGCAGAAGAAATGAAACCAAGCCCTTTGGTGATTTCGATATTGTCGAAGCTAAGCGGGGTTATACCCACATGGAAAATCATCCCTGGCCAAGATATTATTGAGACTGCTTTTAAACAGCCAGAAATCAGGAAACAG GTTAGAGAAAATCCTTACTGCTACAAAGGACGTCCACGTTTGAAGACTGCTTATGAGCTCTTGAGGGTTAGCACCGATCTTGAGAAGAGACTTAATGAG GTTTCGTTACCGTTCTTGGTGTTGCATGGAGAAGACGACAAAGTCACGGACAAAGCAGTGAGTAGAGAACTTTACGAGACTGCGTCGAGTTCAGACAAGACTTTCAAGTTGTACCCTGGGATGTGGCATGGTTTACTGTATGGTGAGACACCAGAGAACATTGAGATTGTTTTTGCTGACATCATTGGTTGGTTGGACAAGAGAGCTTCTGATGGACATGGAGGGTTTGAATCCGAGCTTAAACGTGAAAATGATGCTTTCCAATTGAAAGAGTAG
- the LOC106420787 gene encoding dirigent protein 9-like, whose translation MAKALHITIILFLIASSLLASINSARLLDEIQPQLVPAGQLPTVAPTEAEEQPAPATTLPAGPAGGGHEPLLEFFMHDVLGGSHPSARVVTGIVAQTEVNGIPFSKASNSIFPVDNGVPLVNSNNINSVINPNTAPLLTGLGGAQTTTVIQNTNGNSNDALSTNSLPFVTAGNLPPGAALQHLMFGTITVVDDELTESHELGSAVIGKAQGFYLASSLDGTSQTLSLTVLLDREHDHHDTLDDAISFFGVHRTASHASQIAVIGGTGKFEHAKGYAIVETLHNQNNQHITDGQDTILHFSVYLTYKA comes from the coding sequence ATGGCCAAAGCTCTCCACATAACAATCATTCTCTTCCTCATAGCCTCTAGTCTCCTCGCATCAATCAACTCCGCTAGACTTCTTGATGAGATCCAACCTCAGTTAGTCCCTGCCGGTCAACTCCCCACCGTGGCCCCAACAGAAGCTGAGGAACAACCTGCACCAGCAACTACACTCCCGGCTGGTCCAGCAGGGGGTGGACACGAGCCGTTACTAGAGTTCTTTATGCACGACGTGCTAGGAGGGTCACACCCATCAGCTCGTGTGGTCACAGGAATAGTAGCACAAACCGAAGTAAACGGGATACCATTCTCAAAGGCCAGCAACAGCATCTTCCCTGTAGACAACGGAGTCCCACTAGTCAACTCAAACAACATCAACAGTGTCATCAACCCAAACACAGCTCCACTTCTCACCGGCCTTGGCGGTGCTCAAACCACCACCGTGATCCAAAACACCAACGGCAACTCCAACGACGCCCTCAGCACCAACAGCCTCCCATTTGTAACCGCGGGAAACCTCCCTCCAGGTGCTGCACTCCAGCATCTCATGTTCGGTACCATAACCGTTGTGGACGATGAGCTAACCGAGAGCCACGAGCTCGGGTCAGCGGTTATAGGGAAGGCTCAAGGGTTTTACCTAGCCAGTTCCTTGGATGGGACTAGCCAGACTCTTTCTCTGACCGTGTTGCTAGACAGAGAGCATGATCACCATGACACTTTGGATGATGCCATTAGCTTCTTTGGAGTTCATAGGACTGCCTCTCATGCCTCTCAGATTGCGGTTATTGGTGGGACGGGTAAGTTTGAGCATGCTAAAGGGTATGCTATAGTGGAAACTCTGCATAATCAGAACAatcagcatatcactgatggtCAAGACACCATCCTCCATTTCAGTGTTTACCTCACCTACAAAGCTTGA
- the LOC106420786 gene encoding uncharacterized protein LOC106420786 translates to MESKEIRSSVFAKTVRFNGVSQPLHHVKARSFDSGFKVVPTKELCRVYLRKTELLASKGIIDSRAKPPHSQNYVEKPKQRRFGGRFDQQNLNLKPKKLRQHTNAETKESSPRRFSPLGFGSDSQLRDSRRKGQYIVTPEKKKPNEMRKVCNGTTTTTTLVQKKDGAVTVKEAGSKLIVSTSRRDSVLSLERNRFAQDVKFRHASPPGSISKDESEDSSDCSISSSPGCQTEEAHQPSPVSVLEPIFNDDMLEDDSEELPYLDLHGIEKQLDDLKTESDSYSDGSGMEVSSDDEESVIASETEDSEQVRLLDTQERRESSYIDEILSEVSLMDRNWVPDTLTFKVFEKMEKKYYIETSWKRSERRILFDRVSSALEEILESFTATPTWKKPLSRRLGVGLSTCGLKQELCKVLAKQEKRAKKESSNKVAVIDLDEWFKLEDDDDESVVCELESMIVDELLLEVFM, encoded by the exons ATGGAGTCTAAGGAGATTAGATCCTCTGTTTTCGCCAAAACGGTGCGTTTCAATGGGGTATCTCAACCTCTGCATCACGTAAAGGCGAGATCTTTTGATTCTGGTTTCAAGGTGGTTCCAACGAAGGAACTGTGTCGAGTTTATCTACGCAAAACAGAGTTGTTAGCCTCCAAGGGTATCATTGATTCACGAGCTAAGCCTCCTCACTCTCAGAACTACGTTGAGAAGCCAAAACAGAGGAGATTTGGTGGGAGATTTGATCAGCAAAACTTGAACTTGAAGCCGAAGAAGCTGAGGCAACACACAAATGCTGAGACGAAAGAGAGTTCTCCGAGACGTTTCTCTCCTCTTGGTTTCGGTAGTGACTCTCAGTTGCGAGATAGTAGAAGGAAAGGTCAATACATTGTCACCCCtgagaagaagaaaccaaatgAAATGAGAAAAGTTTGTAATGgcactactactactactacattGGTTCAGAAGAAAGATGGAGCTGTGACTGTGAAAGAAGCTGGTTCTAAGTTGATTGTTAGTACCTCTAGGAGGGACTCAGTGTTGAGTTTGGAGCGGAACAGATTCGCACAAGATGTCAAGTTCAGACATGCATCTCCTCCAGGTTCCATTAGCAAG GATGAAAGTGAGGATTCATCAGACTGCtccatttcatcttctcctggATGTCAGACGGAAGAAGCTCATCAACCTAGTCCTGTTTCTGTTCTTGAGCCTATTTTCAACGACGATATGTTAGAGGACGACAGTGAAGAGCTTCCTTATCTTGATCTTCATG GTATAGAGAAGCAGCTTGACGACCTGAAAACTGAATCAGATAGTTATTCAGATGGGAGTGGGATGGAAGTATCAAGCGATGATGAGGAGTCTGTGATTGCTTCTGAAACCGAGGACAGTGAACAAGTCAGGCTCTTGGATACTCAAGAAAGGAGAGAGTCTTCTTACATTGATGAAATCTTGTCTGAAGTTTCACTTATGGACAGGAACTGGGTTCCTGACACTCTGACCTTCAAGGTCTTCGAGAAGATGGAGAAAAAGTATTACATTGAGACATCATGGAAGAGGTCCGAAAGAAGGATTCTGTTTGACAGAGTCAGTTCAGCTCTGGAAGAGATTCTAGAATCTTTTACAGCTACACCAACCTGGAAGAAACCTCTCTCAAGGAGGCTTGGCGTTGGACTAAGCACATGTGGACTGAAACAAGAACTATGCAAAGTACTTGCCAAGCAAGAGAAGCGAGCCAAGAAAGAATCATCCAATAAAGTGGCGGTAATAGACCTTGATGAGTGGTTCaaacttgaagatgatgatgatgagtcaGTGGTTTGTGAGTTAGAAAGTATGATAGTTGATGAGTTGTTGCTTGAAGTCTTCATGTAG